The Xenopus laevis strain J_2021 chromosome 5L, Xenopus_laevis_v10.1, whole genome shotgun sequence genome has a segment encoding these proteins:
- the hsf2.2.L gene encoding heat shock factor protein 2: MSSKGSGDRGRAICVCVWFSVSVYHVNGLRQQAASPGHQLRTIYWNTSRMRPSSSVPKFLTKIWSLVEDPINTDYITWSQDGNSFIVVDEESFAKDILPKHFKHSNMASFVRQLNWYGFHKVVNEEPGVVKQEKYCSGRYQHAFFKQGHEDLLSKIKRKVPVPRIEEGKNVPDDNHKILAFLHQLQGRQDVIESTVESLKRENKSLWKEVLELRQKQFPNPSDYETVAPSQSYDRMPSHEPLMIDNTGNYNQLSVPKSPQNTEQVFENTPTWSVNGDVTRGTKRTYSMREEPLESSAEESSSQLMSVTIPEMYESYQAADSDHKPDTSSSESEEIANEDTAPELSPVLPGRIKTFHKNKKTKRIQRRNRDCDEYGAVYSYGCSGSEDAEETKPTFADSGYSKKCHKSCKASFIKINDGLRRMHEENTMLTKRMINYENQSVQKLSEISTVLSTLANFIMNSGNAQKSIPPVSLTADMSETQYVSRGSQCHRSGMWSATADNTRAKKQLHPKIEDTDM; the protein is encoded by the exons ATGTCGTCAAAGGGGAGTGGTGATAGGGGCAGggctatctgtgtgtgtgtatggttcAGTGTGAGTGTGTACCATGTAAATGGCCTGAGACAACAGGCAGCGAGTCCAGGGCATCAGCTGAGAACAATATATTGGAACACTTCAAGGATGAGGCCTAGTTCTAGTGTCCCGAAATTCCTTACCAAAATCTGGTCTTTGGTAGAGGACCCGATAAACACGGACTACATCACCTGGAGTCAG GATGGAAATAGCTTTATTGTGGTGGATGAAGAAAGCTTTGCAAAAGACATCTTGCCCAAGCATTTTAAACATAGCAACATGGCTAGCTTTGTACGGCAGCTCAATTGGT atggctTTCATAAAGTTGTAAATGAAGAACCTGGTGTGGTTAAGCAAGAGAAGTATTGTTCAGGCAGATATCAGCACGCATTTTTCAAGCAAGGCCATGAAGACCTACTTTCTAAGATTAAAAGGAAG GTTCCTGTTCCTCGAATTGAAGAAGGTAAAAATGTGCCAGACGATAATCACAAGATATTAGCATTCCTTCATCAGTTGCAGGGAAGACAGGATGTAATTGAGTCTACTGTGGAATCTTTAAAGAg GGAAAACAAATCACTGTGGAAGGAAGTCCTTGAATTGAGGCAGAAACAATTCCCAAATCCTTCAGACTATGAAACT gttGCACCATCTCAGTCATATGATAGAATGCCATCACATGA gcCACTTATGATTGATAATACTGGAAACTACAACCAATTGTCTGTTCCTAAAAGTCCACAGAACACCGAACAG GTGTTTGAGAACACACCTACATGGTCTGTGAATGGGGATGTAACCAGGGGCACCAAAAGAACCTATTCAATGAGAGAGGAGCCTTTGGAGAGTTCTGCTGAGGAATCTAGTAGCCAGTTAATGAGTGTAACAAT ACCCGAAATGTATGAGAGTTATCAAGCTGCCGATTCTGACCATAAACCAGATACATCCTCAAGTGAAAGTGAGGAAATTGCCAATGAAGATACTGCTCCAGAACTAAGCCCAGTGTTACCTGGCCG TATCAAGACATTtcacaagaataaaaaaacaaaacgaatACAAAGAAGAAACAGAGATTGTGATGAATAT GGGGCAGTGTATAGTTATGGCTGCAGTGGATCAGAAGATGCAGAGGAAACTAAGCCTACTTTTGCAGACTCTG gATATTCAAAGAAATGCCATAAGTCCTGCAAAGCCTCCTTTATCAAGATCAATGACGGGCTAAGAAGAATGCATGAAGAAAACACTATGCTGACTAAAAGAATGATCAATTATGAGAATCAGTCTGTCCAGAAACTTTCTGAAATCTCAACAGTGTTGTCAACATTAGCCAATTTTATTATGAATTCAGGGAATGCACAAAAATCAATTCCTCCAGTTTCTCTGACTGCAGACATGAGTGAAACGCAGTATGTGAGCCGGGGGTCTCAATGCCACCGTTCTGGAATGTGGTCTGCAACGGCAGATAACACTCGAGCCAAGAAACAACTACATCCTAAAATAGAAGATACAGATATGTAA